In Thiothrix unzii, the sequence ACACATAAGTAATTATCCAAAAGTTATCGTGTATTTTTCGCCGAAGCCAGCCAGTATAGCTAACACCAGTTCCTTCATGTCCTTGTAGCTTTTATAGGCATCCAGCGGCAACCATTCATATTTGATTTTTCGCCAGAGTATTTCGATAGGATTGAGTTCAGGGCTGTAGGTTGGCAAAAAATGTAAGCAAATTCCCGCCAACATCCAATCTTCACGTTTACCAAGAAAGGCTTTGCTGGTTTGTATCGGGGCGTTATCCAGAATAACCAAGCAAGGTATTTTTGTTTGTGCAAATTCTTCGGCATAACGGTCAGCAAAGGCACTAAAGGCGGCGATGGCAGCTTGTGAGTCAACGCGCCCTTCCACCGTGTGGAAAAAACTATCGTTGTCTAGGCTCATAAAACCCAAGACATTCAAGCGTTTGCTCTGAGCTGTGAGTAGCCTGCGTGTTTCCCCCGTTTCTGCCACCCGTAAGGGACGCAAGGAGTTGTGGTAAAACCTGAACCATCGAAGTAGTAAATAAGCAACTTGCCAGCCGCCGCTTGCTGGTGGAGTAATGCTTGAATTTCCTGCTCACGCTTGAAAGCCACGGGGTCACGTTTATCTTTCAATGAGTTACGCATCCGCTTCCAGAGGTAGTGGAACTTTTTTTTAACAGGCGTTTCAAGGTGCTGGTACTGGCTACTTTCTGGGTTAGATCAGCCAGTTTGGTTTGAGCCGTCTTGATTTGGCGTGGCTCTTCGTCCACTAGGGTTTTCAACAACGCTACTTCAGCTTCTGTGTATATCCGGGGGCAACCAGAGCGGGGACGGTCGTAAAGTCCCAGCAGCCCTTCATGTTCCCAGCGGTCGAGCCACTCACTGATGGCATCGCGCCGTACATCCAAGATTGACCACAGTTCCGCAAGGGTAAAGCCGCGTGTACTCAACAAAATTGCTTGCGCACGTTGACGACAGCGGAATGTAGGGTGGTTCATATACATTTCCTGCAAGGTCACGCGGATTTCTTCAGGGATCGGCTGGGCAAATTTCATCGGTGCGGACATTCTTAAGTGACAAACTACCAGTTTACACCAGCAGGATCTTATACGTGGAAACTTCTAGCTAGTTACTTACTTGGCATCTTTAGCATAGCCAAAACCTTGCGTAGAAGGCCCGATTACCTCAAAAGTCTTGGCATCTGAGCCAG encodes:
- a CDS encoding transposase gives rise to the protein MAETGETRRLLTAQSKRLNVLGFMSLDNDSFFHTVEGRVDSQAAIAAFSAFADRYAEEFAQTKIPCLVILDNAPIQTSKAFLGKREDWMLAGICLHFLPTYSPELNPIEILWRKIKYEWLPLDAYKSYKDMKELVLAILAGFGEKYTITFG
- a CDS encoding helix-turn-helix domain-containing protein produces the protein MKFAQPIPEEIRVTLQEMYMNHPTFRCRQRAQAILLSTRGFTLAELWSILDVRRDAISEWLDRWEHEGLLGLYDRPRSGCPRIYTEAEVALLKTLVDEEPRQIKTAQTKLADLTQKVASTSTLKRLLKKSSTTSGSGCVTH